The genomic region GGTGCGGGAATTGCTCGGGCTCCTTGAACTCGAGAGCTTTCCCGCGCGCTTCAACATTGCGCCGACCCAGCCGATCCTCGTCGTCGTTTCCGGTGAACGCCAGGACGCGGGCAGCAACCTCCCGGATCGTCGAGCCCTGCTCGTGCGCTGGGGGCTGACACCCTCCTGGGTCAAGGATCCCAAGGCTTTTCCCCTGCTGCTCAATGCCCGTGCCGAATCTGCGATCGAAAAGGCATCGTTCCGCGCCGCCATGCGCCATCGCCGCGTGCTGATACCCGCCTCCGGCTTTTATGAGTGGCACAGGCCCGACAAGGAGAGCGGCGAGAAGTCGCAACCATACTGGATACGCCCGCGCAACGGCGGCGTCGTGGTCTTCGCCGGATTGATGGAAACCTGGTCCTCGGCCGATGGCTCCGAAGTCGATACCGGTGCCATCCTGACCACGGCGGCAAATCGAACGATTTCACCGATCCATGACCGTATGCCCGTCGTCATCAAGCCTGAGGATTTCGCGCGATGGCTGGATTGCCGGACGCAGGAGCCGCGCGAGGTCGCAGATCTGATGGTGCCGGCCGACGAAGACCTGTTCGAGGCCATCGCTGTCTCCGATCTCGTCAACAAGGTCTCCAACATGGGCCCGGAGTTGCAGATGCCGATAGAAGTGCAGCCGCGCCTGAAGCCGGCGCGCAAACATGACCCGGGAGACGACCAGCTGCGCCTGTTCTGACGTACCTCTACTTCTGCTGTGGAAATCCCCCCATGCCAATTCTCTCCGGCGCCCTGCTCGGTGCCTCGCTGATCATCGCCATCGGGTCCCAGAACGCCTTCATCCTGCGCCAGGGGCTGCTGCGGTCGCATGTCTTCGTGCTTTGCTTGATCTGCGCGCTGTCCGACGCGGTGCTCATCGCCGCGGGCGTGGCAGGGTTGGGCTCAGTCGTGGCCCAGTCGCCGCGGCTGATAGCATTCGTTACCATCGGTGGCGCCGTGTTCCTGGGCACCTATGGCGTGCTGGCCTTTCGCCGTGCATGGCGGCCGCAGGCGATGCGCGCCGCCGGTGGCAACGGGCTGACGCTGTCGTCGGCGATTGCGACCTGCCTGGCATTCACCTTTCTCAATCCGCACGTCTACCTGGATACGGTGCTGCTGCTGGGAAGCCTGTCGGCTGCTTATGAGGGAACGGCGAGATTCGCCTATGGCGCAGGTGCTGCTGCCGCTTCGTTCGTCTGGTTCTTCGGGCTGGGCTATGGCGCGCGGTTGCTGCAGCCGGTCTTTGCCAAACCCGCCGCGTGGCGGGTCCTCGATGCAATCATCGGTGTGGTGATGAGCCTGCTTGCCCTCAGCCTGCTCTATAAATTCTATGCCGGCGCTTAAGCGATCTTCTTGGAGGTAGCAGACTTGCCCTTCAGCATCAGATGGGCGGCAGTCACGGCCTTGAGGCCGATCGGGCGGTAGAGCGATGCGAGGTCTGTCTTGGCCGGCTGTGTCGTACTTGTGTTGATGGTGCTCATGAGGATCTCCTTCCCAGGTGGTTGTAATGTTTTCTCTTTCACGGCCAATCGTGACGAATCGGAGGCGGTGCCGATCAGCTTTTGTGAACGTGCAGCATAATCCGCGAGCCTGACGC from Rhizobium tumorigenes harbors:
- a CDS encoding SOS response-associated peptidase, translated to MCGRFALKATPEEVRELLGLLELESFPARFNIAPTQPILVVVSGERQDAGSNLPDRRALLVRWGLTPSWVKDPKAFPLLLNARAESAIEKASFRAAMRHRRVLIPASGFYEWHRPDKESGEKSQPYWIRPRNGGVVVFAGLMETWSSADGSEVDTGAILTTAANRTISPIHDRMPVVIKPEDFARWLDCRTQEPREVADLMVPADEDLFEAIAVSDLVNKVSNMGPELQMPIEVQPRLKPARKHDPGDDQLRLF
- a CDS encoding LysE/ArgO family amino acid transporter; protein product: MPILSGALLGASLIIAIGSQNAFILRQGLLRSHVFVLCLICALSDAVLIAAGVAGLGSVVAQSPRLIAFVTIGGAVFLGTYGVLAFRRAWRPQAMRAAGGNGLTLSSAIATCLAFTFLNPHVYLDTVLLLGSLSAAYEGTARFAYGAGAAAASFVWFFGLGYGARLLQPVFAKPAAWRVLDAIIGVVMSLLALSLLYKFYAGA